A DNA window from Enterobacter cloacae subsp. cloacae ATCC 13047 contains the following coding sequences:
- the yjjY gene encoding protein YjjY, with amino-acid sequence MTKVRNCVLDALSINVNNIISLVVGTFPLDPTVSKTAVILTILTAT; translated from the coding sequence GTGACTAAAGTACGTAATTGCGTTCTTGATGCACTTTCCATCAACGTCAACAACATCATTAGCTTGGTCGTGGGTACTTTCCCTTTGGACCCGACAGTGTCAAAAACGGCTGTCATCCTAACCATTTTAACAGCAACATAA
- the thrL gene encoding thr operon leader peptide, translating to MKRISITTITTTIIITTGNDAG from the coding sequence ATGAAACGCATCAGCATCACCACCATTACCACAACCATCATCATTACCACAGGTAACGATGCGGGCTGA
- a CDS encoding tRNA/rRNA methyltransferase, with amino-acid sequence MHLSIVLVAPARAENIGAAARAMKTMGFTDLRIVDSVAHLEPAARWVAHGSGDILDNITTYDTLADALHDISFTVATTARSRAKFHYYATPAELVPMLSEKSQWLEKAALVFGREDSGLTNDELALADVLTGAPMVADYPSLNLGQAVMVYCYQLASLIQIPQPPAVGTDENQLAALRTRVDNLLMQLGVADDQKMADWLQQRLGRLEQRDTAMLHRLLHDIEKKLAE; translated from the coding sequence ATGCATCTGTCGATTGTACTGGTTGCGCCAGCCAGAGCTGAAAATATAGGCGCTGCGGCGCGTGCCATGAAGACCATGGGGTTCACCGATTTGCGTATTGTGGACAGCGTCGCTCACCTGGAGCCCGCGGCGCGTTGGGTGGCGCACGGGTCGGGCGATATTCTTGATAATATAACCACTTACGACACGCTCGCCGACGCGCTGCACGATATTTCGTTTACCGTTGCCACCACGGCGCGCAGTCGGGCGAAGTTCCACTATTACGCCACGCCAGCGGAACTGGTACCGATGCTGAGCGAGAAAAGCCAGTGGCTGGAAAAAGCGGCGCTGGTGTTTGGGCGGGAAGATTCAGGATTAACAAACGACGAACTGGCGCTCGCGGATGTGCTGACGGGGGCTCCAATGGTCGCGGATTATCCGTCCCTGAATTTAGGCCAGGCGGTGATGGTCTATTGCTATCAATTAGCGTCCTTAATACAAATTCCTCAACCGCCAGCGGTGGGTACCGACGAAAACCAACTGGCCGCGCTGCGTACGCGCGTTGACAACCTGCTGATGCAACTTGGCGTGGCGGATGACCAAAAAATGGCTGACTGGCTGCAGCAGCGTCTTGGGCGCCTGGAGCAGCGCGATACGGCAATGCTGCACCGTTTGCTGCACGATATCGAAAAAAAATTAGCCGAGTAA